In Mongoliitalea daihaiensis, one DNA window encodes the following:
- a CDS encoding efflux RND transporter periplasmic adaptor subunit, with protein sequence MKNNKNILIIILGCLFFGGLAGWLIRGTDDHPDHEHFHVAEDGTIYTCSMHPQIRQDGPGQCPLCGMALTPVASGAGNNNPFVLEMTPEAVALSNVQLMRVKSGQGTGKITLTGKIQTNEQRVKSLTANFAGRVDQLFVNFTGQEVRRGEKLATLYSPELVNAQKELLETAKIKERQPALYQAAKEKLRLWKISDEQINKIESSGQVQTQFDVYADVAGVVMVRNVSVGDFVNRGSVMFEIVDLSSVWVMLDAYESDLGAIRKGDELSFQVATYPGKSFAGKVIYIDPVLNPETRTVGIRAEAANRNFELKPEMFVSATISAAQASQSGLMIPKTAILWTGPRSVVYVQVGNREAPAFEMREIELGPRVGDDYLVFSGVEEGEQVVSNGVFAIDAAAQLSGNYSMMMRPEVKTLEVPEAFKEQLTALTQSYLSIKDGLVASNVQATQQAINPTKASLAKVEASLLDGKAGEIWGKLLGPIRSSLDKMATTSNVEEQRKQFEILSDNLIDAVEYFGIVENTIYRQYCPMAFKDQGAYWLSGEKEIRNPYFGDMMLTCGEVKETYQPGKRVAAIGGTSEEKAVPASATTHDHSAHTAHDHSAHAGPSASKSPRTAAMANIGKSHVHVDYAAPSVRGREIFGGLVGYGDVWVTGAHMATNISFNQDLEIGGKRIPAGKYAIFTIPRADKWTLILNKNFNQHLADDYDEKEDVARWEITSVVLKESVEKMTFEVISTKGNEGKLRFAWSDRSFEVPLKSL encoded by the coding sequence ATGAAAAACAATAAAAATATACTCATCATCATCCTAGGCTGCTTGTTTTTCGGTGGTCTAGCGGGTTGGTTGATCCGTGGGACGGACGATCATCCAGATCACGAACACTTTCATGTAGCGGAAGATGGCACCATCTATACCTGTTCCATGCACCCCCAGATCCGGCAAGATGGTCCTGGCCAATGCCCGCTGTGTGGGATGGCTTTGACTCCTGTAGCCAGTGGGGCGGGAAACAATAATCCTTTTGTGCTGGAAATGACTCCAGAAGCAGTGGCACTTTCCAATGTGCAACTTATGCGTGTGAAATCTGGGCAAGGGACTGGCAAAATCACCTTGACTGGTAAAATCCAAACAAACGAACAGCGCGTCAAAAGCTTGACGGCCAACTTTGCGGGTAGGGTAGATCAGTTGTTTGTCAATTTTACCGGACAAGAGGTTAGAAGAGGGGAAAAGCTGGCAACTTTGTATTCCCCAGAGCTGGTCAATGCCCAAAAGGAATTGCTGGAAACAGCCAAAATCAAGGAGCGTCAGCCAGCGTTGTATCAAGCGGCCAAAGAGAAATTGAGACTTTGGAAAATCTCGGATGAGCAGATCAACAAAATAGAAAGTTCCGGTCAGGTCCAAACGCAGTTTGATGTGTATGCAGATGTGGCAGGAGTGGTGATGGTACGAAATGTTTCCGTAGGGGATTTTGTAAACAGAGGCTCGGTTATGTTTGAAATAGTAGACTTGAGTTCTGTTTGGGTCATGTTGGATGCCTATGAGTCCGATTTGGGAGCGATCAGAAAAGGAGATGAATTGAGTTTTCAAGTAGCTACTTATCCTGGAAAATCTTTTGCAGGTAAAGTGATTTATATTGATCCGGTCTTGAATCCAGAGACCCGCACTGTTGGGATTCGTGCAGAGGCTGCTAATAGAAATTTTGAATTGAAACCAGAGATGTTTGTTTCTGCTACCATTTCCGCAGCTCAGGCATCACAATCAGGATTGATGATTCCCAAGACAGCTATTCTTTGGACCGGACCTCGCTCGGTGGTTTATGTGCAGGTTGGTAATCGGGAAGCTCCTGCATTTGAGATGCGTGAGATCGAATTGGGACCGCGTGTAGGAGATGATTACTTGGTGTTTTCAGGAGTCGAAGAAGGGGAGCAAGTGGTCAGCAATGGGGTATTTGCCATCGATGCAGCGGCCCAGTTGAGTGGGAATTACAGCATGATGATGCGGCCAGAAGTGAAGACGTTGGAAGTGCCAGAAGCGTTTAAGGAACAGTTGACTGCGCTGACTCAGAGCTACTTGTCAATTAAAGATGGATTGGTAGCTAGTAATGTTCAGGCCACTCAGCAGGCAATCAACCCAACAAAAGCCAGTTTGGCAAAAGTGGAGGCATCCTTATTAGACGGCAAAGCGGGAGAAATCTGGGGTAAATTGTTAGGCCCTATTCGTAGCAGCTTGGATAAAATGGCCACAACTAGCAACGTGGAAGAACAGAGAAAGCAATTTGAAATTTTATCGGACAACTTGATTGATGCGGTGGAGTATTTCGGTATTGTGGAGAATACCATTTACCGTCAATACTGCCCGATGGCATTCAAAGATCAAGGAGCATATTGGTTGAGTGGGGAAAAAGAAATCCGGAATCCGTATTTTGGTGATATGATGTTGACCTGCGGGGAGGTTAAAGAAACGTATCAGCCTGGTAAGCGAGTAGCAGCAATAGGTGGTACATCTGAGGAGAAAGCCGTACCAGCATCTGCAACAACCCACGATCATTCTGCGCACACTGCGCATGATCACAGTGCCCATGCAGGGCCATCTGCTTCTAAGAGTCCACGAACAGCCGCCATGGCGAATATTGGTAAAAGTCATGTGCACGTGGATTATGCAGCTCCAAGTGTGAGGGGGAGAGAGATCTTTGGAGGATTGGTAGGCTATGGCGATGTGTGGGTAACCGGAGCCCACATGGCTACGAATATTTCCTTCAATCAGGATTTGGAAATTGGAGGGAAGCGTATTCCTGCTGGGAAATATGCCATTTTTACCATTCCTCGAGCAGATAAATGGACCTTAATTCTCAATAAAAATTTTAATCAACATTTGGCTGATGATTACGATGAAAAAGAGGATGTGGCCCGTTGGGAAATTACATCGGTGGTATTGAAAGAGTCGGTTGAAAAAATGACATTTGAAGTGATCTCCACCAAAGGAAATGAAGGGAAACTTCGCTTTGCATGGAGCGATCGTTCATTTGAAGTACCCTTAAAAAGTTTATAA
- the kbl gene encoding glycine C-acetyltransferase, translating into MYDTLKPKLEQELKDIEAAGLYKRERIITSPQSAEITIEGGKKVLNFCANNYLGLSSHPKVVEAAKNAIDTHGFGMSSVRFICGTQDIHKQLEDKISEFLGTEDTILYAAAFDANGGVFEPLFGPEDAIISDALNHASIIDGVRLCKAMRFRYLHNDMADLEKQLQDADAKGAQQKIIVTDGVFSMDGTIAQLDKIVALAEKYNALVMSDECHSTGFMGKTGRGVHEHCGVMGKMDIITGTLGKALGGASGGFTSGRKEIIDLLRQRSRPYLFSNTLAPSITGASIAVFDLLSETTELRDKLESNTQYFREKMSEAGFDIKPGEHAIVPIMLYDAVLSQQMAEKLLEKGIYVIGFYYPVVPKGQARIRVQISAGHDQEHLDQAIAAFIEVGRELEVIN; encoded by the coding sequence ATGTACGATACCCTCAAACCCAAATTAGAACAAGAGTTAAAAGACATTGAAGCTGCTGGCTTGTACAAAAGAGAACGTATCATCACTTCTCCCCAATCCGCAGAAATCACCATTGAAGGTGGTAAAAAGGTGCTAAACTTTTGCGCCAACAACTACTTAGGTCTTTCTTCCCATCCAAAAGTAGTGGAAGCGGCTAAAAATGCAATTGACACCCATGGATTTGGCATGTCCTCTGTACGCTTTATTTGTGGGACACAGGATATCCACAAACAACTAGAAGATAAAATTTCTGAGTTTCTAGGAACCGAAGACACCATCCTTTATGCGGCAGCATTTGATGCAAATGGAGGAGTATTTGAGCCACTTTTCGGACCTGAAGATGCTATCATCTCCGATGCCTTAAATCATGCATCTATCATTGACGGGGTACGTCTGTGCAAAGCCATGAGATTTCGTTACTTGCATAATGATATGGCTGATTTGGAAAAGCAATTGCAAGATGCAGATGCCAAAGGAGCTCAGCAAAAAATCATCGTCACCGATGGGGTTTTCTCCATGGATGGAACCATCGCCCAATTGGACAAAATCGTTGCTTTAGCAGAAAAATACAATGCTTTGGTCATGAGTGACGAGTGTCATTCTACAGGCTTTATGGGTAAAACGGGAAGAGGTGTTCACGAGCATTGCGGTGTGATGGGAAAGATGGACATTATCACGGGAACGCTAGGTAAAGCCTTGGGTGGTGCTTCCGGTGGATTTACTTCTGGCCGAAAAGAAATCATCGACTTATTACGTCAGCGTTCTAGACCTTATTTGTTTTCCAATACCTTAGCCCCTTCCATCACAGGTGCCTCCATTGCAGTATTTGATTTACTATCCGAGACAACTGAGCTTCGCGATAAACTGGAATCCAATACTCAATATTTCAGAGAAAAAATGAGCGAAGCTGGTTTTGATATCAAGCCAGGTGAGCATGCCATTGTACCAATCATGTTGTACGACGCCGTACTTTCTCAGCAGATGGCGGAGAAATTATTGGAAAAAGGTATTTATGTGATCGGCTTCTACTACCCAGTAGTACCCAAAGGACAGGCAAGAATCCGTGTTCAAATCTCCGCAGGTCATGACCAAGAGCATTTAGATCAAGCCATTGCTGCATTTATTGAAGTTGGAAGAGAGCTTGAAGTGATCAACTAA
- a CDS encoding four helix bundle protein produces MEDKKKYIPLKELEIYQLSRKLSVIAWTIYSRLNFHEKKSWGNQMLESIDSVGANIAEGYSRFHYLEKVQFYFYSRASLAEGKEHWLDLGHERGFVTLEEWEEICSIHYPLQVKLNNTISKTYEAKKGGKNEK; encoded by the coding sequence ATGGAGGATAAGAAGAAATATATACCCTTGAAAGAATTGGAGATTTATCAATTATCTCGAAAGCTTTCGGTGATTGCATGGACGATTTATTCTAGATTGAACTTTCATGAAAAGAAATCTTGGGGAAATCAGATGTTGGAGTCAATCGACTCTGTTGGAGCTAATATAGCAGAAGGATACAGCAGATTTCATTATTTGGAAAAGGTTCAGTTCTACTTCTATTCAAGAGCTTCATTAGCTGAAGGAAAAGAACATTGGTTGGATTTAGGCCATGAAAGAGGTTTTGTAACCCTCGAAGAATGGGAAGAAATCTGCTCCATACATTATCCTCTTCAAGTTAAATTAAACAACACCATCTCCAAAACCTATGAAGCCAAGAAAGGAGGTAAAAATGAAAAGTAA
- a CDS encoding Spx/MgsR family RNA polymerase-binding regulatory protein codes for MKVYGIKNCNTMKKTFDFLESEGIKYQFIDYKKQAPTKNLLENFAAIVGFEALINKKGTTYRRLSDADKALLESQSSAIDILCKNSSMIKRPIVDNGKGKLVLGFEPEEIAGLR; via the coding sequence ATGAAAGTTTACGGAATAAAAAATTGTAATACCATGAAAAAAACCTTCGATTTTTTGGAATCTGAAGGAATCAAATATCAGTTCATTGATTATAAAAAACAAGCTCCAACCAAAAACCTGCTAGAGAATTTTGCAGCAATCGTTGGTTTTGAAGCACTAATCAATAAAAAAGGCACCACCTACCGAAGACTCAGTGATGCTGACAAAGCTCTTTTAGAATCCCAATCCTCAGCCATTGATATCCTTTGCAAAAATAGCAGCATGATCAAACGCCCCATCGTGGATAATGGCAAAGGCAAACTTGTGTTAGGGTTTGAACCGGAGGAGATTGCAGGCTTGAGGTGA
- a CDS encoding hydrolase: MTLTHPLHRTIFGNPANEGNLMTLADAENLLHDWVKNEKLLFHMQQVGHLMKAFALAKGFDSYTQQLWHLSGLLHDADWDQWPDDHCRKIIEELEARNQDPRMIKAIASHGPRYFGVDPDSEMDKMLYAFDELSGFVHAYSLMRPQGYEGMEIKGVKKRLKDKSFAAQVSREDIADASQRAGIEVEELIQLVIDHQLRG; this comes from the coding sequence ATGACCTTAACTCACCCACTCCATAGAACAATCTTTGGTAATCCTGCCAATGAAGGCAATTTGATGACCCTTGCTGATGCAGAAAATTTACTCCATGATTGGGTGAAAAACGAAAAATTGCTCTTTCACATGCAGCAGGTAGGGCATTTGATGAAGGCTTTTGCACTCGCCAAAGGCTTTGATTCATATACACAGCAGCTTTGGCATTTATCGGGGCTACTGCACGATGCGGACTGGGATCAGTGGCCGGATGATCATTGCAGAAAAATCATTGAAGAACTGGAGGCAAGAAATCAGGATCCACGCATGATCAAAGCTATAGCTTCTCATGGCCCTCGCTATTTCGGAGTAGATCCAGATTCTGAAATGGATAAAATGTTGTATGCCTTCGATGAGTTGTCGGGTTTTGTACATGCCTATTCCTTGATGCGTCCTCAAGGGTATGAAGGAATGGAAATCAAAGGTGTCAAAAAGCGATTGAAAGATAAAAGTTTTGCCGCTCAGGTCAGCAGAGAAGACATCGCCGATGCTTCTCAACGAGCAGGGATAGAAGTGGAGGAGTTGATTCAGCTTGTGATTGATCATCAATTGAGGGGCTAA
- a CDS encoding NAD-dependent epimerase/dehydratase family protein, translated as MERILIIGAAGQLGSELTWALTELYGGDNVIATDINPQALTKFDYCQSRVLDVMDKDALRNLVIDQNIKQIYHLAAVLSATGEQNPLFAWNLNMDSLIFVLELAKELKLDKIYWPSSIAVFGPNTPKINTPQYCVKEPNTVYGISKQAGERWCEYYFQKFGVDVRSLRYPGLIGYKSLPGGGTTDYAVDIYHKAIAGEHFVSFLKEDSYLPMMYMPDAIKATLDLMHAPKEQVLIRSSYNLAAMSFSPKEIFESIRLQYPEFSISFEPDFRQVIADSWPDSVDDTRAREDWGWKPQYGLQEMTDDILKHLPTFTF; from the coding sequence ATGGAAAGAATCTTAATCATCGGTGCTGCTGGACAGCTCGGTTCGGAATTGACATGGGCTCTCACAGAGCTTTATGGTGGTGACAATGTGATTGCCACCGATATTAATCCACAAGCCTTAACAAAGTTTGATTACTGCCAGTCCAGGGTGCTGGATGTCATGGATAAAGATGCGCTTAGGAATCTGGTGATAGATCAGAACATCAAACAAATCTATCATTTGGCGGCTGTACTTTCAGCTACAGGGGAGCAAAATCCACTTTTTGCCTGGAATTTGAATATGGATAGTTTGATTTTTGTATTGGAGTTGGCGAAGGAACTGAAATTGGATAAGATTTATTGGCCTTCTTCTATTGCTGTGTTTGGTCCCAACACACCCAAAATCAATACTCCTCAATATTGTGTGAAAGAGCCAAACACCGTTTATGGTATTTCGAAGCAAGCAGGGGAGCGCTGGTGCGAATATTACTTCCAGAAGTTTGGAGTGGACGTGAGAAGTTTGAGGTACCCGGGTTTGATTGGCTATAAGTCATTGCCAGGGGGAGGTACCACAGATTATGCAGTGGATATCTACCATAAGGCGATTGCTGGGGAACACTTCGTTTCATTTTTGAAAGAAGATTCTTACTTACCGATGATGTATATGCCCGATGCGATCAAAGCCACATTGGATTTGATGCATGCTCCCAAAGAGCAGGTATTAATCCGTTCCAGTTATAACTTAGCTGCGATGAGTTTTTCGCCCAAAGAAATCTTTGAAAGTATTCGCTTACAATATCCTGAGTTTTCAATTTCCTTTGAACCAGATTTCAGGCAGGTAATTGCCGATAGCTGGCCTGACAGTGTCGACGATACAAGGGCTAGAGAAGATTGGGGATGGAAGCCTCAGTATGGTTTGCAGGAGATGACGGATGATATTTTAAAGCATCTGCCTACATTTACCTTCTAG
- a CDS encoding TolC family protein, translating to MLRPISPLFLPYFNLFQLKPNLSSLKKTICLHIISILFLPYFNLFQLNAQSLENYLLLASEQNSALQSSFKQYQAALEKTNQVSLENPQLNIGVFTRPMELLMGNQRGEVSLMQMFPWFGMLKTQKDEATLMAEAKYEEFRQERNVLLYQVKETYFQLQQLENTIGITRANLEILKSLEQLAIIRYQGGNTSEAVSSVSTAVRRPNRAGQASGTNDGMGMEGGSASGTSARRQSSGSSSAMSTMGSGGGSGKLTDVLRLQVQIKALESDLQQLEVDKRPLQVRFNQLVGREKNESVIIESQLQSQKALGWEVEMLEQILASNPMLLMLEKEGLAYQKQGEMAKLEGKPMVGLGLNYMVFSPRAEMGVPGGMGGMDYMPAGMGSNMVMPMATVSLPIYRKKYKAMETESKLYWEANERQKEDLQRNLETEFETILASIKDADRKVRLLEEQIELTEQTLELSVTSYASEGSSFEEILSIQRELLDFRLNLLNTKIEREIQFARVETLVGV from the coding sequence ATGTTGCGACCTATTTCACCTTTATTTCTACCTTATTTCAATTTATTTCAATTAAAACCTAATCTATCCTCCCTAAAGAAAACCATCTGTCTCCATATTATTTCAATTTTATTTCTACCTTATTTCAATTTATTTCAATTAAACGCTCAATCCCTCGAAAACTATCTCCTTTTGGCGTCGGAACAAAATTCTGCTCTTCAATCCTCTTTTAAACAATATCAAGCGGCATTAGAAAAAACGAATCAGGTGTCTTTGGAAAATCCTCAATTGAATATTGGGGTATTTACGAGACCGATGGAGTTGTTGATGGGGAATCAGCGTGGGGAAGTATCGTTGATGCAGATGTTCCCATGGTTTGGAATGCTGAAGACTCAAAAAGATGAAGCAACATTAATGGCGGAGGCGAAATATGAGGAGTTTAGGCAAGAGCGGAATGTTCTGTTGTATCAAGTGAAGGAGACCTACTTCCAATTGCAGCAATTAGAAAATACGATTGGGATTACCAGGGCTAATCTGGAGATATTAAAGTCTTTGGAGCAATTGGCCATCATTCGTTATCAGGGGGGAAATACTTCTGAGGCAGTATCCTCTGTATCAACTGCTGTCAGACGTCCTAACAGAGCTGGTCAAGCCAGTGGTACCAATGATGGCATGGGTATGGAAGGTGGTAGTGCCTCTGGCACTTCAGCTAGGAGACAGTCTTCAGGTTCATCATCGGCTATGTCTACTATGGGTTCGGGAGGAGGTTCGGGTAAACTCACAGATGTGCTTCGCTTACAAGTGCAGATCAAAGCTTTGGAATCGGATTTACAGCAATTGGAAGTGGACAAGAGACCTTTGCAAGTGCGCTTCAATCAGTTGGTAGGGAGAGAAAAAAATGAATCCGTTATCATCGAAAGTCAGCTTCAAAGTCAAAAAGCCTTAGGCTGGGAAGTAGAAATGTTGGAGCAAATCTTAGCATCGAATCCCATGTTGCTAATGCTTGAAAAGGAGGGCTTAGCTTATCAAAAACAAGGGGAGATGGCCAAATTGGAAGGTAAGCCTATGGTTGGTTTGGGATTAAACTATATGGTCTTTAGTCCAAGGGCTGAAATGGGTGTGCCCGGTGGCATGGGAGGAATGGATTATATGCCTGCTGGAATGGGTAGTAACATGGTGATGCCTATGGCGACAGTATCTTTACCGATTTATCGGAAAAAATATAAGGCGATGGAAACTGAATCCAAACTGTATTGGGAGGCCAATGAGCGTCAAAAGGAGGATTTGCAGAGAAATCTGGAAACAGAATTTGAAACGATTCTTGCCTCTATCAAAGATGCTGACCGCAAAGTCCGTCTCTTGGAAGAGCAAATCGAACTCACGGAGCAAACCTTGGAATTATCAGTTACCTCTTATGCCTCCGAAGGTAGTTCCTTCGAAGAAATCCTATCTATTCAGCGGGAGTTATTGGACTTCCGATTGAATCTTCTGAATACTAAAATTGAACGAGAAATTCAATTTGCTAGGGTGGAAACGTTGGTGGGTGTATGA